The genomic DNA TCAACAATACTAGAACTATTCATATAGGAATGACTAGACGGTGGCACAGACGTTGATAGGTCTTCAGGTTTCGTTAATTTCAGAGGCTGGTTGTAATCAGATAAATAATCTGGCATGGTTGTcttctttgtcaattctagcaTCTGATTCAAAAATGATTCGCCTCCAACTCGCGACGGCATACTGAAATCAGTTGCCTGCGGTTCTATGTTATCTGATTTTGGAGTATCCAATTTCGAAGAGCTGCTAGATTCACTTAACTTCATACTGTCTAAGGAATCAGGTTTTCCTTTTCCTATACTGCCAAAATCTGGTGGCAAATAATCTTTATTGCCTTTCAGAAGATCGTGAGGAGACTTCATAAGCATGCTCTGATCCAATCCAGCTTTCGTAGAAATAGGACTGCTTGTCGAAAGCGGTTTCAATAGAGATTCTTGCATTTTCATCAACGATGGTgacaaaaacatgttatttgcCGCTAATGTCGATTTGGACATAGGATCCGGAATCCCAAGGATTCCCGCACTGGAATATTTACTGGCCGAGAACAATGCATTAGCAATGTCAGCAGAACTCATCATTAGGTTCGAGGCAAGACTGGCAGGAATCGTGCCAGTGGATGTGGTGCTAGTTGCGGTGGTAATCGGTGGTTTATCATAACTTCCAATACTGCTAGTCAAATTCTGCAATGATGCAGCATAAGACGGGGGGTCAGCTAGTTTGCTGCTAGACAAACTGGCAGCCAAACTTGAGGACATACCGGGAGTAAGCCCAGTTAGCATACTATTAGCAGCAGCTAAGCTTTCCAAACTAGAAGCTCCCATGGGCAAAGGCATGTTAGGTGACCCTAAACCTAACGCCATGCTCGTCAACATATCTAAACCTGTAGGATATGATGATGGGAGAGTTGGTGTGGCAGATTTCGATGAAGATTTGGACGAAGTAGGTAGAACAGGAATGTTTAATTGCGGAGTTTCAAATTTGTGAGGTGAACCTGATCCAATGCCAGAAGATACGTTGATAGGCGGCACACCTGCCGGCCGGCTAACCATCTGCTGCAATGTACTGACTGATGGGAAATTAGGTACAGTAGTTACTTGGCTTGGTTTGGACACAGGTATTGGCTGTGGCACAGCCAATAAGGCATCCAGATCCATCTTATCATCATTTTCAGAAGAGCATCCTAATTCATCTCTTATGAAATGCCACAGTAAACCATCACTCTGTTCTCGCGGGAACTTAGCTGTTAAGGTACACTTTAGCTTATCTAAATAAGTAATATCCGGCttaaagttttctttgaaattgataaaagtGTCATCAGGGTAGGAAAAGTAGTACTTGATGCTTTTCCTTATTTGTTCCATGGCATGTGTAGACAAATGACTGTCGTGAATCATGTTGTACTGTAGCAGCAAAGGTCGCGGGTACTCTGTGGGTCGCTGTTCCGGTGGGGGCATGACCCAGAAGAAAGTAAGTGATGATTCCAAGACTGGACTCTCTGGATTGTATGGAgctaaaacataaatttacaatccattcaaattaaaattcaatacagTACTTAAAATGTGAGTAATATGACATAGGTGTTTAAACTTACAGCAAATGACTCCAATACATGGAATATATGATATTTCGCTAGGCCCGCGCATCTTAATTTGATATTCTAATTGATTGTCGCAATCCCTGAGACTTGGCATGGCAGGATTTGTTGGGTGGGAATGATACCAACCCAACAGTGTAAGTCCCAGTTTCTCAATTTCCATTTGGATCTCTAATTCCACTAAAACACGTGGCCTGGTGTCGTTTTTACTGATAAGACAGGGGAATGTGTGAGTAATCATCACATCTGAAAGGTGAAAAAAGTAAGACCATTTAAAAGACTGTTCgggttataattttatatgatgGACCATTTTAAGaatgatattgttatttcatacaTTGAAAGTATTtctaatgtaatgtaaaacatGATAACATCTACATACTATGATTATTCAAATCCCAAGTCCCAGCCAAGTATCCATAAACCTCTTCCTTTTTCAAATGACAGTGTATATCTAACACTAAGTTAGCGTTAGAGCTGACAGACACCAAAAA from Trichoplusia ni isolate ovarian cell line Hi5 chromosome 4, tn1, whole genome shotgun sequence includes the following:
- the LOC113493501 gene encoding MPN domain-containing protein CG4751, whose translation is MDLQTSHLAAALMSGPSLPTYNNTSTEVTSTETTPPNAPNEEVKVEKPVEPPKDPPEEEKEEVASGEEYTDEESETQAGSKSMPGRGVTLQMLLEEKMLEPGNAAMTIEYLGQKFVGDLQADGKIKSHETETIFCSPSAWAIHCKRIINPDKRSGCGWASVKYRGKKLDTIKATYLRKKQLQRENMHSDEEVEMEVENPPEPPPQRIVMKHNTVPNRMMQHDANMLIEAVSFSSAGKVQPFLVSVSSNANLVLDIHCHLKKEEVYGYLAGTWDLNNHNVMITHTFPCLISKNDTRPRVLVELEIQMEIEKLGLTLLGWYHSHPTNPAMPSLRDCDNQLEYQIKMRGPSEISYIPCIGVICSPYNPESPVLESSLTFFWVMPPPEQRPTEYPRPLLLQYNMIHDSHLSTHAMEQIRKSIKYYFSYPDDTFINFKENFKPDITYLDKLKCTLTAKFPREQSDGLLWHFIRDELGCSSENDDKMDLDALLAVPQPIPVSKPSQVTTVPNFPSVSTLQQMVSRPAGVPPINVSSGIGSGSPHKFETPQLNIPVLPTSSKSSSKSATPTLPSSYPTGLDMLTSMALGLGSPNMPLPMGASSLESLAAANSMLTGLTPGMSSSLAASLSSSKLADPPSYAASLQNLTSSIGSYDKPPITTATSTTSTGTIPASLASNLMMSSADIANALFSASKYSSAGILGIPDPMSKSTLAANNMFLSPSLMKMQESLLKPLSTSSPISTKAGLDQSMLMKSPHDLLKGNKDYLPPDFGSIGKGKPDSLDSMKLSESSSSSKLDTPKSDNIEPQATDFSMPSRVGGESFLNQMLELTKKTTMPDYLSDYNQPLKLTKPEDLSTSVPPSSHSYMNSSSIVDTIAQVAMGNFSKHDEPKDYSKEIDYSTSKVSSLPPNDNEN